One Vanessa atalanta chromosome 8, ilVanAtal1.2, whole genome shotgun sequence genomic window carries:
- the LOC125065548 gene encoding hexosaminidase D-like yields MHKILHLDLKGAPMQIPFLEEVLKAAYKWGCTGVLIEWEDTFPYTGEIAEIGSNGPCNGDNMYTRAEIKHIIKCSYDLGFDAIQLIQTIGHMEFVLKHPKFKHLREERKSPAVLCPSRPESLALVKDMVRQALDLQPDARYIHIGADEVWHTAVCDDCKKRAMTNEYGVASLFLEHIREIVAFVKKHAPIRVTVLMWDDMLRTINVEALKHYKIGDLVQPIIWNYNVKEHFKFAPQMWLSYEQVFTFVWAGSAFKGANGSSKMVSPIERYASNQEAWMHLIKNNKHKVSFFGMIFTGWSRYDHYATMCELMPVAFPCLATCMNYWTEIYMKNDDIVIIDDLTEWPGRDLAEYIMQTLVSLRDQANNLIHGDMVATWLNPWQVEHSFTCPAQVECIKASSEALLSNYQEIQQPLMCHLTTITGNRSAAEWMYTNVTAVVNKIEEIHNTAIQRISAGASVRPR; encoded by the exons atgcaTAA aaTTTTACATTTGGACTTAAAAGGAGCCCCTATGCAAATCCCTTTCTTGGAAgag gTGCTCAAAGCTGCATATAAATGGGGTTGTACAGGAGTTTTGATAGAGTGGGAGGATACATTTCCTTATACCGGAGAAATTGCAGAGATCGGCAGCAATGGGCCATGTAATGGTGACAATATGTACACCAGGGCGGAAatcaaacatataattaaatgttcatATGATTTGGGCTTTGATGCG ATACAATTGATACAAACAATAGGACACATGGAGTTTGTCCTTAAACATCCTAAGTTCAAACATCTCAGGGAAGAACGTAAATCACCAGCGGTGCTGTGCCCGTCTCGACCGGAGTCCCTCGCTCTTGTAAAGGACATGGTGCGACAGGCCTTGGACTTACAACCGGATGCCAGATACATTCATATTGGAGCTGATGAG GTTTGGCACACAGCAGTGTGCGACGATTGTAAAAAACGAGCCATGACTAACGAGTATGGAGTTGCGTCGCTGTTCTTGGAGCACATTCGAGAAATTGTCGCTTTTGTGAAGAAGCACGCACCAATACGTGTGACTGTCCTGATGTGGGATGATATGTTACGTACCATCAATGTAGAGGCCTTGAAAC ATTACAAAATCGGAGATTTGGTCCAGCCGATAATATGGAATTACAATGTcaaagaacattttaaattcgCACCGCAAATGTGGCTTTCTTATGAACAGGTGTTCACATTTGTATGGGCTGGATCTGCTTTTAAAGGAGCGAATGGGAGTTCCAAG ATGGTGTCACCCATCGAGCGTTACGCCAGCAATCAAGAGGCTTGGATGCATTTGATCAAAAACAACAAGCATAAAGTTAGCTTCTTTGGGATGATCTTTACGGGATGGTCGAG ATACGATCACTACGCTACCATGTGCGAGCTGATGCCGGTGGCGTTTCCGTGTTTGGCAACTTGCATGAATTATTGGACTGAAATATACATGAAAAATG ATGATATCGTTATAATCGACGATTTAACAGAATGGCCTGGAAGGGATTTGGCTGAATATATCATGCAAACGCTTGTGTCCTTGAGGGATCAAGCGAACAACCTCATACATGGAgatat GGTAGCGACTTGGCTGAATCCTTGGCAAGTGGAACATTCTTTTACGTGTCCGGCTCAAGTGGAATGTATTAAGGCGTCTTCAGAGGC attattGAGTAATTATCAAGAAATACAACAGCCGTTGATGTGTCATCTAACGACGATAACTGGGAATCGAAGCGCCGCAGAATGGATGTATACCAATGTTACAGCGGTAGTGAACAAAATAGAGGAGATCCATAATACAGCTATACAGAGGATCAGTGCAGGAGCAAGTGTGAGACCtcgctaa
- the LOC125065644 gene encoding phospholipase A1-like: MTLLLYLLSVFLFVNVEANWAADYGPFKTLLYSDWITCDHNKSLNLSVNETLVYFYDFQNNFNLSYNIDGAIEAFTQVYNLDVSRRVILFVPGYKSHVYKSASEIIRNAFKDVPNIYLMIIDHSAYTSANGGKLKSYERSVHYSYYLGEAIGDLLVKLRIHGFSSNNIHGIGHSLGSQILGYAGSSYLNRTAEKVWRITGIDPAGPCFSNTFIQEQLRSGVAEYVEVYHCNAGGLGTTSVLADIDFFMNDGKIQPKCDAGFLSSLGDSDAKCSHKSCMRYWAETVNHPGWYLAWKCDSYKDFSHGKCSSNEVTIAGYSNPGNATGVFYLSTEAYRID, from the exons ATGACGCTCCTCTTGTATTTActtagtgtatttttatttgttaatgtcGAAGCTAATTGGGCTGCTGATTATGGACCGTTTAAAACTCTTCTGTATTCCGATTGGATCACGT GCGACCACAACAAGAGTTTGAATTTAAGTGTCAACGAAACACTAGTATATTTCTATGATTTCCAAAATAACTTCAATCTTAGTTACAACATCGACGGAGCTATAGAAGCATTTACTCAAGTATACAATCTAGACGTTTCAAGACGCGTTATTTTATTCGTACCCGGATACAAATCCCACGTATATAAAAGTGCATCCGAAATCATCAGGAATGCCTTTAAAGATGTTCCGAACATATACCTAATGATAATAGACCATTCAGCGTACACATCTGCTAATGGAGGAAAATTGAAAAGCTATGAACGATCTGTTCACTATTCATATTACCTAGGCGAGGCTATTGGAGATCTACTCGTAAAGTTGAGAATACATGGATTTtcatcaaataatatacatgGCATCGGGCACAGCTTGGGAAGCCAAATTCTTGGCTATGCAGGTTCGAGTTACTTGAACAGAACGGCGGAAAAAGTTTGGAGAATTACTGGAATAGACCCAGCAGGGCCTTGCTTTTCAAATACCTTCATTCAAGAACAATTGAGGTCAGGAGTTGCTGAATATGTGGAAGTGTATCACTGTAACGCTGGTGGCTTGGGTACGACGAGTGTTCTAGCTGACATTGATTTCTTCATGAACGATGGCAAAATTCAGCCCAAATGTGACGCTGGTTTCCTTTCGAGTCTAGGCGATTCTGACGCTAAGTGTAGCCACAAATCGTGCATGCGTTACTGGGCTGAGACGGTTAATCATCCAGGATGGTATTTAGCGTGGAAATGTGATTCATATAAGGACTTCTCGCATGGGAAATGCTCTAGTAACGAAGTGACGATAGCCGGCTACTCCAATCCAGGAAATGCAACGGGTGTTTTCTATCTATCTACAGAAGCTTATAGAATAGattaa
- the LOC125065547 gene encoding uncharacterized protein LOC125065547: MDTQSAYANGIPGKDKVIKYESKVPSEEEKNTSPLLIKTNDIKYIDSVNDDRNYLRDSDKSKNDLNTINSMKTEENDFKDNNLTVAYRKDDKNDDDAKSTNERVKFMGLSDADSICSSKPSPEQGPQIPDGGWGWVVVAASFLIATVADGLAFSYGLLQIKFVDYFEASEAKTSLIGSLFISVPLIAGPIMSALVDRYGCKKMTIVGGVSSTIGFVAASYSNSVETLYITYGLIAGLGMGLLYVTAVVSIAYWFEKRRNLAVGLGSCGVGFGTFVYSPLTTYLLDEYGWRGALLLLAGTVLNVCVCGAVMRDPEWLILEQKKQRRLSKAKRASSSTSISAKSGGGESMYPGADELKTMINSGEAPEHILAALLSAIADAEDVEAITKRNADLSSQHKVNSVINLPTFLLQNERVPPEVIDQLKSNDRLYNIILQNYPSLLALRTSSETKLPTGSNKEKLKKNKKKDFDKKLEIVREKLLQPIPENNAAVIPPRRQDWFSRQIQTDHHYLKDIRVHRNSIMHRGAMMNIAKYKLRASSCPDIYKNSMWSVEEPEEKTWGKRFLKMINKTFDFNMFTEFHFLMMNLSTLVLFIWFIVPYFFISTFMEDNGYTETEGSMMLGVFGVATIIGIVGLGWIGDLPWVNITKTYAVCLVACGVTIVLFPILIRIMDAKETYSFYILALNSLIFGLTFSSSYSYTPSILVELIALERFTMAYGLVLLSQGIGHLIGPPMAGALKDKTGYWDAAFYVAGIWVVVSGLLVAVIPYTKNFRIIGNAPLAKDVAVDPEPGVKIIIAH, translated from the exons ATGGACACGCAAAGTGCCTACGCAAATGGCATCCCAGGTAAAGATAAAGTTATCAAGTATGAATCTAAAGTACCGTCTGAAGAGGAGAAGAATACGTCACCGTTACTCATTAAAACGAATGacattaaatacattgattCGGTGAATGATGACAGAAACTATTTGAGAGATTCGGACAAGTCTAAAAACGATCTCAATACAATAAATTCGATGAAGACGgaagaaaatgattttaaagATAACAATCTTACTGTAGCGTATCGCAAGGATGATAAAAATGATGACGACGCGAAGTCAACGAACGAAAGAGTTAAATTCATGGGATTGAGCGATGCTGACAGTATTTGTTCCAGCAAACCATCACCTGAACAGGGACCTCAGATACCAGATGGAGGATGGGGATGGGTGGTAGTGGCTGCCTCATTTCTTATTGCAACTGTAGCAGATGGACTTGCATTCTCATATGGCTTATTACAAATCAAGTTTGTAGATTATTTCGAGGCAAGTGAAGCTAAGACATCCTTAATTGGAAGTCTCTTCATATCAGTTCCGTTAATAGCTGGGCCAATAATGAGTGCGCTTGTAGATAGATATGGATgcaaaaaaatgacaattgtTGGTGGTGTATCATCAACTATAGGGTTTGTTGCTGCGTCTTACAGTAATAGTGTGGAGACCTTATACATAACATATGGATTGATTGCTGGCTTGGGTATGGGTTTGTTATATGTAACTGCTGTCGTATCGATTGCATACTGGTTTGAGAAAAGACGTAACTTAGCTGTCGGCTTAGGTTCATGTGGAGTCGGCTTTGGTACATTTGTTTATTCACCTTTGACAACTTATTTATTGGACGAATACGGATGGAGAGGTGCTTTATTACTTTTAGCTGGAACAGTACTTAACGTTTGCGTATGTGGAGCTGTAATGCGAGATCCGGAATGGTTAATCTTGGAACAGAAAAAACAGAGAAGATTAAGTAAAGCTAAAAGAGCATCAAGTTCCACGTCTATTTCAGCAAAGTCAGGCGGTGGAGAATCTATGTACCCCGGTGCTGATGAGTTAAAAACTATGATTAACAGTGGTGAGGCCCCAGAGCATATTCTTGCTGCATTATTGTCTGCTATTGCTGATGCCGAGGATGTTGAAGCCATTACAAAAAGAAATGCTGACTTATCGAGTCAACATAAAGTTAATTCGGTTATTAATTTACCAACGTTTCTACTACAAAATGAAAGG gtaCCACCTGAGGTTATAGATCAGCTTAAATCTAACGATCGACTGTACAACATAATACTGCAAAACTATCCTTCTCTACTAGCTTTACGAACCAGTTCAGAGACGAAACTACCAACAGGATCTAACAAAGAAAAactgaagaaaaataaaaaaaaagatttcgaTAAAAAACTTGAGATAGTTCGAGAGAAGTTACTTCAGCCGATTCCCGAGAATAATGCAGCTGTAATACCCCCCAGACGTCAAGATTGGTTCTCCAGGCAAATTCAAACGGACCACCATTACTTAAAAGACATTAGAGTTCATCGCAATTCAATCATGCACCGAGGAGCCATGATGAATATAGCCAAATATAAACTTCGTGCGTCATCATGTCctgacatttataaaaactcGATGTGGTCAGTCGAAGAACCGGAAGAaaag actTGGGGTAAGAGATTCCTGAAGATGATCAATAAAACATTCGATTTCAATATGTTCACTGAGTTCCATTTCCTCATGATGAATCTATCGACGCTGGTGCTGTTTATTTGGTTTATCGTGCCTTACTTCTTTATATCAACCTTCATGGAAGACAATGGTTACACTGAAACCGAAGGTTCTATGATGTTGGGTGTATTTGGCGTAGCTACTATTATTGGCATT GTGGGACTTGGTTGGATCGGCGATCTTCCATGGGTGAACATAACGAAAACTTATGCTGTGTGCCTGGTGGCTTGTGGCGTTACAATTGTCCTGTTCCCAATTTTGATACGAATAATGGATGCTAAAGAAACTTACAGCTTCTATATATTGGCgttaaattctttaatattcGGCTTAACATTCTCCAGCTCGTACTCCTACACGCCGAGTATATTGGTTGAGTTGATTGCTTTAGAAAGGTTCACTATGGCATATGGTTTGGTTCTACTGAGTCAAGGAATTGGACATTTGATTGGACCACCAATGGCCG GTGCTCTGAAAGACAAAACTGGTTATTGGGATGCAGCGTTTTACGTAGCCGGTATATGGGTTGTTGTATCTGGTTTGCTTGTAGCAGTAATTCCTTACACAAAGAACTTTAGAATAATTGGAAACGCACCTCTTGCGAAAGATGTCGCCGTGGACCCTGAACCAGGAGTGAAGATAATTATAGCCCATTAA